The Maridesulfovibrio hydrothermalis AM13 = DSM 14728 DNA window TTCGTTACCCTGCACAACCGCAGTACCTGAAGCACTCGGTCCCTGTGCATCCGGTCCGGCGACCACGCTGTCCAGACGGGCCAGAGCTTTGATCAGATCAGCATTGTCATTAAGCAGTGTCTGAGCAGTCTCGGAGCTGGTACGCACGATGAGTTCCAGTTTCTTGGAGGGTGCAATGAGCAGCTCGGTACGGATATTACGAACCGCAGAAACTATTCCCTGAAAAAGTTCCATCTGCTCGACCGCTTTTGCGTTGCGGCAGTTGTCACGTTTTTCGGGGAAAGCAACTGTTGCGATATCATCGTTTTCAATTCCGGGCAGTACAGACCAGATTTCCTGAGTGACAAAAGGCATAACCGGATGCAGCAGCACCATAGTTTCGGAAAGAACAGTCCAGAGTACTTTCAAAGTCGGTCCTTTGCGGGACTGGTCATCACTGTACAGATCCGGTTTGATCATTTCCAGATACCAGTCACAGAACTCGTTCCAGATGAAGCGGTACATGGTCTGAGCCACTTCATTGAAACGATATTCTTCAATGGACTTGCTCATGGAGTCTTTCACTTCTTCGAGGCGATGCAGAATCCATTCGTTGGCAAGTCCCCTCGCATCATCTAAAGATGCATCAAGTTTCTGGTCTTCGAAATTCATAAGCGCGAAACGTGCGGAGTTCCATATTTTATTCACAAAATGGCGGTAACCTTCAATGCGCTGTTCAGACAACTTGATATCGCGTCCCATAGCTGCAAAGGCAGTCAGAGTAAAACGCAAAGCATCGGTTCCGTATTTGCCGCTCATTTCAAGAGGATCAATTACGTTTCCGGTGGATTTACTCATCTTCTTACCATGCTCATCGCGCACAAGGGCATGAATGTAGACATGCTTGAAAGGAACCTGATCCTGAAAGTGAATACCCATCATCATCATTCGTGCAACCCAGAAAAACAGGATATCGAATCCAGTAATCAGCACTGATGTGGGATAATATTTTGCCAGCTCAGCAGTCTGGTCAGGCCAGCCCATAGTCGAAAAAGGCCAGAGCGCAGAAGAAAACCACGTATCAAGTACATCTTCCTCCTGACTGAGTCTGGTTGAACCGCACTTACATTTATCCGGATCGGTGAGGGAGACAATAAGCTCTCCGCACTCTTCACAGGTCCATGCAGGAATACGGTGTCCCCACCAGATCTGACGGGAGATGCACCAGTCGCGGATGTTATCCAGCCATTCGTAGTAAACCTTCTCCCAGTTAGGAGGGAAAATCTGTGTTTCACCGGGAACAGCAGCGCGGGCTTTTTCAGCCAGCGGCTTCATGGCAACAAACCACTGTTCGGAAACATGCGGCTCGATAACAGATTTACAACGATAACATTCCCCCACGGAATGCTCATGATCTTCGATGGAGACGAGACAGCCGTCACCTTTCAGATCATTGACAATAATCGCGCGGGCATCATCTTTAAAAATACCCTGATACTTTGCAGGGGCATTTTCATTAATGTTTCCGTCTTCATCAAAAACTGCGAGCACTTCAAGATTGTGCTTACGGCCCAGTTCCCAGTCATTCATATCATGAGCAGGCGTAACTTTAAGAGCACCTGTTCCGAATTCCATATCTACATAGCTATCACCGATGATAGGCAGCTCGCGTCCTACCAGCGGCAGAATTGCGGTCTTGCCGATAAGGTGCTTGAAGCGGTCATCTTCAGGGTTAACGCAGATGGCGGTATCACCGAGCATGGTTTCAGGACGGGTGGTGGCAATAATCAGTTCACCGGAACCGTCGGAAATTTTGTAACGGATATGGTAGAAGTGCCCCGGTCTGGGTGAGTGTTCCACTTCATCATCAGCAAGAGCTGTATGGCAGCGGTTGCACCAGTTGATGATATAGTTGCCTTTGTAAATCAGCCCTTCTTCATAAAGTTTGACAAAGACTTCGCGAACAGCCTTGGCGCGCTGCTCGTCAAAGGTGAAGCATTCGCGGGTCCAGTCAACAGAAGCCCCCATACGGCGAATCTGTTTAAGTATGTGCCCGCCCTTTTCTTCTTTCCATTCCCAGACGCGTTCAATAAACTTGTCACGTCCAAGGTCATCACGGGTTTTACCTTCGGTCTTGAGCTGACGTTCCACCACATTCTGAGTGGCAATCCCGGCATGGTCTGTCCCCGGAACCCAGAGAACATTTTTGCCCTGCTGCCTCTGATAGCGACAGAGGATATCCTGCAAGGTAAGGTTCAGGGCATGCCCCATATGCAGCACTCCGGTCACGTTGGGCGGAGGAATAACGATAGAATAAGGATCACCTTCCGCTTCAGGATCAGGTGTAAATGTTTTATTCTCTTCCCAGTGGTCGAGCCACTTTTTTTCAACATCCCAGGGTTCGTAACCTTTGGGCAGGTTTGATTCCGCCATTTCAAGACTCCTGTCTAATATAGATTCTTAACCACCACTGATTATACAGGGGCGGTAAGTAAATTACTTTTTGTTTTTAAAATAAGAAAGATGTGCTTTGACAGCCTGTATTTTCCGTGTTTTATCTACCAAAGGGTCAAAAGCATCTCATTACCCTTGCCGACTTGCGCTACACACACTTATAGAGAGATTCGAACATGTCAAGTATCTATATATTATGGGACGACTCCCACATCTGGGGACTATTGGTCCAGAGAGCACTCGAAGCATGGGAAATCGACTATAAATTAGTGCGAGGGCATCAAATAGCGCAGGGACTGCTTACACGCAAGCCCCCGGCGGCACTCATCGTTCCGGGCGGCTGGGCCAGAGGCAAAGCTCAGCATCTGGGTGGCCCCGGAATTCTTGCCATTCAAAGATATGTGCAGGAAGGCGGAGACTACCTTGGATTCTGCGGAGGAGCAGGGCTGGGACTTTCCGGTGCAGGCGGCCTCGGACTTTCAAACTGGCAGCGCAAAGGATTTGAAAACCGCCTCCACCATTTTTTAAGCGGCCATATAAATATCAAGCTGGACCAGACAAACCCCCTTGTACCGGACTCTCTTGGAGATAAAGCCCTGCTGCCGGTCTGGTGGCCCGGGCAATTTTCACCGCAGGAAAGCGACTCCACAACGGCTCTTGGAAGATACCGTAAACCCGGACCGGATTTCTGGGTTGCCGACCTTTGTATCGGCTCTCTTCCGGAAGATACTTTATCAGACTGGGAAAATATGTACGGCATCAATCTGCTGCCTGATTTTTTGCATGACCGCCCCGCACTGGTTTCCGGCAAGACAGGCAAAGGACGCTTTATATTAAGCTATCCCCACCTTGAAACTCCGGCTTCGCCGCAGGCCAATACGTGGCTTTCGCACATACTTGACCAGATGCTTGATGCCAAGCCGCAGGTCCGTTCGCCTCTGCCGGCATGGGAGCTGGCCGACACTCCGATCAAATGGAATGATCCGGATCTGCTTTCTGCCCGCGAATCACTCGAAAGGATTATCGCAACCGGACAAGGGCATTTCCTGCTTTTCTGGCGCAACCCGTGGTTACTGGGCTGGCGTCGAGGAATCCCCGGTGCTGCGCTTAACAGTCTTTATGCATTGCTATGCAAAGTCACATCACAAAACCCGGGTGGGGAGTCAATGCAGATGTGGCTGTCATGTAAAGACGAATTTATGAAATACATGAAAATATTTGATAAAGGTGTAACCGGTTATCTTTTAGCTGAAAGATTTGCCATGACTATGCGATCTCTGGAGCCGGATACAATATTTCCCAGAGGACTTCAGGAACAGCGTAACGGACTTTTCGGGCCTCCCCCGGGAGCGGGCGGCATCTATGCAAAACTGCTTTCTGTTCTGGAAGACCTAGCATGGCTAATGCATAAAGAGAGCTGAAACCATACCGATCATGCATTCATAATCTACTGTATTTAAACCTTATGCAGAGCCAGCCGCTATTCACAATCTGGACTCAAATTTTATTGGATTTCAATCTATTTCTCCCCCTGACAGAGCACACAATAAAAACATAAAGCTACAAATCGGAGATATTAAACACAAATCAAAATCACCTTTAAGCAGGATAAAAACAGACCTGAATCTGAAAAAATATATTTTAAGGAATAAATACGCATTTGTCCTTAATCCACGGGGTCTGAGGCTTTTATTTTCCCGATCATTATGTTAGGACTTCAGCTCAAACTGACTGCTACGGGGCAAACGCCCCTCTAAATACAATTATCCAAATAAAAACAACACTTTGTAATAATGCAAACTACGACTGAAAACAAATACATGCAACCTTTCACCCTTTTGGGAAAGGTCAGCTTAAATATTCTTGGAGAGGCAGGTGCTATGTGCATCTTTCTTTTCGATTCGATTCTGCATGTTTTCAGCTCTCTCGGCATTATCCGGAAGACTGTTAAAGAGTTATACTTTATCGGTGTAAGGTCCATAACGGTTATTTCA harbors:
- a CDS encoding valine--tRNA ligase — its product is MAESNLPKGYEPWDVEKKWLDHWEENKTFTPDPEAEGDPYSIVIPPPNVTGVLHMGHALNLTLQDILCRYQRQQGKNVLWVPGTDHAGIATQNVVERQLKTEGKTRDDLGRDKFIERVWEWKEEKGGHILKQIRRMGASVDWTRECFTFDEQRAKAVREVFVKLYEEGLIYKGNYIINWCNRCHTALADDEVEHSPRPGHFYHIRYKISDGSGELIIATTRPETMLGDTAICVNPEDDRFKHLIGKTAILPLVGRELPIIGDSYVDMEFGTGALKVTPAHDMNDWELGRKHNLEVLAVFDEDGNINENAPAKYQGIFKDDARAIIVNDLKGDGCLVSIEDHEHSVGECYRCKSVIEPHVSEQWFVAMKPLAEKARAAVPGETQIFPPNWEKVYYEWLDNIRDWCISRQIWWGHRIPAWTCEECGELIVSLTDPDKCKCGSTRLSQEEDVLDTWFSSALWPFSTMGWPDQTAELAKYYPTSVLITGFDILFFWVARMMMMGIHFQDQVPFKHVYIHALVRDEHGKKMSKSTGNVIDPLEMSGKYGTDALRFTLTAFAAMGRDIKLSEQRIEGYRHFVNKIWNSARFALMNFEDQKLDASLDDARGLANEWILHRLEEVKDSMSKSIEEYRFNEVAQTMYRFIWNEFCDWYLEMIKPDLYSDDQSRKGPTLKVLWTVLSETMVLLHPVMPFVTQEIWSVLPGIENDDIATVAFPEKRDNCRNAKAVEQMELFQGIVSAVRNIRTELLIAPSKKLELIVRTSSETAQTLLNDNADLIKALARLDSVVAGPDAQGPSASGTAVVQGNEIFVPLAGAVDFESELARLDKEFGKLDKELNVIEKKLSNKGFISNAPAAVVEKEKGKLAEINDKKAKLTELKERLVSVME
- a CDS encoding BPL-N domain-containing protein, translating into MSSIYILWDDSHIWGLLVQRALEAWEIDYKLVRGHQIAQGLLTRKPPAALIVPGGWARGKAQHLGGPGILAIQRYVQEGGDYLGFCGGAGLGLSGAGGLGLSNWQRKGFENRLHHFLSGHINIKLDQTNPLVPDSLGDKALLPVWWPGQFSPQESDSTTALGRYRKPGPDFWVADLCIGSLPEDTLSDWENMYGINLLPDFLHDRPALVSGKTGKGRFILSYPHLETPASPQANTWLSHILDQMLDAKPQVRSPLPAWELADTPIKWNDPDLLSARESLERIIATGQGHFLLFWRNPWLLGWRRGIPGAALNSLYALLCKVTSQNPGGESMQMWLSCKDEFMKYMKIFDKGVTGYLLAERFAMTMRSLEPDTIFPRGLQEQRNGLFGPPPGAGGIYAKLLSVLEDLAWLMHKES